A segment of the Aureliella helgolandensis genome:
GCAATCCGCGCCAAATCGGTCACCGTCAAACGGCTGGCGTGCCGCTCGCGAATGTGCTCCACGACCTTATCGATCTGGGTGTATGTTTGGAAGGACCGCCGGCTTCCCTCGTAGCTGCGGACGGTTCCCATGACCCCCACGATTCGCTGCTGCTCGTCGCGAATGGGGTGCTTGTTGGTGATGAACCAATCCAGCAGGCGTTGTTCGGTGTACCAGATTTCAACACGGCCGATGAGGGCCGTGCCGGTCTGCATGACCTGCTGGTCATCCTCGACGAATTTGGCGGCAATGTGTTGGGGGAAGTAATCGTAGTCGCTCGTGCCGATGATATCGTCCTCATGGCTCAACCCGAAGCGAGCTAGGATCCCAGGGCTGGCTCCCATCATGCGACTCTCCGCATCCTTGACGAAAAAGTAGATCCCCGGCAGGTGTTCGAACAGCTCTTGAAACCTCTGCACTTGCCCCAGTTGTTGGTAGAAATCGCGCTGGATCGAATTCATGAGGTCTGGGGGGCGGGGGCTAAAGTGAAGATTCCCTGTTGGCAAAGTTGCTCGCAAAGCATGGTCATTCGCTTGCGGTTCGCCCCCAGGTCGGAATACCCAAGTCGCGATGCGGAGCGAAAGTGGAGCAGTTGGGTGTCCGGTGCGATGGCAAACTCAACGTCGTCCACGAAGCGGAGGACTAGGCTGGTGAAGGTGAAGTGGAGGCTGTTTGCTTGACGCTCTACGAGCTTGACTCTGGGCATTGAAGAGAGCAGTGTGACGACCGCCTCGAGCGCCTGGGGGTGGTCCCCACTGAAATGGAGTGGCGGCATCGCCTGCTCGGCTCGCGTGGCTTGACTGCTGACGCAATTCGGTTTGTCTGGGCAGGAGGCTAACAGCGTGTTCATGAGTTGGGCAGGAACTTTCCTGTGGAGAGGAGGTGGAGAGTCTGTTCCGCAGTTCGGCGACTAAAAAGGACGCTCGAATGTGTGGCTGGGATCGTCGTGTACTGCGTAACCCCCTGCAATTCGGTACTGCCTGGGGAGACGACATAGTCGCGACTGGCGCGAATGATGCCGATCGCGTGCCGCAAGGCAAGATCTTCTGGCAGCGAGCGAACTAGGCTGTGGGGGCTATCGCTCAATTCCACCAGCGGGCGGCTGAGCCAGCCCACCCAGGGCGTGAGTCGTCGGGCCGCATGAGATCCGTGATTGGGGGGGCAAATCATAACGGTCCGGCCGATTAGCTCGGCGAGTCTTGGATTCTGAGGCACGTGGTGGAGTAGCGCCAAGCGGGTAACGATACTCCCCAGGCTGTGAGCCACGATGTGTATGCGAGTGCAGGTTGCGTTGAGTGCTAGTTGGCTGAGCCAGCTGGCAAAATGCTGAGCGTGCGTGGCCGTATCGCTCAGGAAGCTGCGGTATCCCCATAGCTGGACTTGGTACCCGGCCTTATGGATTCGCCGGGCGAGCGGCTGCATTAGCCAGCGATGGCCGCCCAGTCCATGCAGCAGAATGACACATTCGGTGGGAGGAGTCGTCATGGCAAGCAATCAAGCGGAGGTCTGGGCGTGATCTAGGCGGTTCGAGTGTGAGAGCTACAATGGCAGGCAAAACGCGGTTACAGCACCGGAGTGTACCCCCCTCCGTTGGTATATACAGGGAATAGGCAGTTCATGGACAAATCGCAGCACAAATTCGCTGGCAGCGGCCATATCGTTATAGCAGACGGGGAAGAACTCGATTTGCGGAATCGCTACTTGGCCGCTGTCTTAGCTTGGTTGATACCTGGTGCCGGGCACGCTTTCCAAGCACGATATCTGAAATCGGCCATCTTCTCGACGGCCATTCTGAGTTGCTTTGTGATTGGCATGGTGATTTCCAACTGCCGCTGTGTTTACGCTTGTTGGGATCAGACCGAGAAGCGTTGGCAGTATGCCTTGCAGGCTGCCGTCGGGTTGCCTGCCCTGCCCGCCGCCTATCAGGCTTGGGTGGGGGCCAGCGCGGGCCAAGCGGATGGTCCTGGGTTCATGGCCGCGCCGCGAAGCACCGCAGACCTCGATCGCTGGAATGAAAAGACCGCGTCTGGTTTTGATATGGGGACGCTGTATACCATGATTGCCGGACTTTTGAATGTGCTGGCTATTTATGATGCGTACAGCGGGCCACTGCCACCTCCCGTACCCAAGAAGCGTCGCCGGCCGCCTGAGGGGGATGCGGCGGATGCCAGCGTTTCCAAGGCCGATGCTGCGGAAGCCAACACGATTGAGGCAACCGCTTAACTGCTGGTAAGCGGCGGAATAGACGCCTTGCGAACCTGGCGCCGGTACCTTTTCCTGAACACATCAGTTGTGGAGAGAGCATGGTTGTAAATATGTCGATTGGGTACCTCCTGTTGTACCTTCCGCTGTTGGTCGCCGTATCGTGTGTGATTGGTGCAACGCGTCATGAAGTCCCGAGGTTAATCGTAGAGCAAACGGTGCGGAACGCTCTCTGGATCACTTCGTTCATGCTCGGTATCTATGTGGTGCTCCAGGTTGTATCCTGGTTGGTCTAGTCGAAGCGACCACTCGTTTTACCCTTCAAGCTCTTCTGAACGTATATCTCCATGCGCGTGCTCACTCTAGGTGGTGGAACGGTTGGTACCTGGATCGCTGATCTACTCTGCCGCTACCGCCATGACGTAACCGTCGTGGATACTGACGCAGAGAATGTGCGTCGCATCAACCATGATTTAGATGTGCGCGCCATACAGGGCTCTGCTTCGCAGTCGAGTGTGCTTTTCCAGGCTGGCGTCATGGGGTGCGATGTCTGCTTGGCGGTTACCGGGCAGGACGAGGTCAACATGGTGGCGGCTAGCATGGCCAAGGCGATGGGGGTGCGGCGCTCGGTAGCGCGTGTTTACACCCCAGTCTTCCGCGATCTCAGTACGTTCGACTATCAGCGCCATTTCGGCATCGATCGCCTGCTCAGCTTGGAGCATCTGACCGCAATGGAACTGGCACGCGCCATCCGCAATCCGGAAAGTTTAACACTGGAACATTTTGCAAGAGGCCAGTTGGAAGTGGCCGATTTTGAGGTGACTCGCCTGAGCGATTCTTTGAACAAGCCCTTGAAGCAACTGGCTATGTCGCAGCATGTTCGGCTGGGTACGATTCGCCGCGATAAAAAAACTTGGATTGCCCGAGCGCATGATGAAATTCATCTTGGGGACTGGGTCAGCCTCATTGGCCGTCCCGACGAACTGCAGGAGTTTAAGAAAACCTTCAGCTTAGGAAGGCCCAAGCGGCAATTTATCGTTATCGCAGGTGGGGGAGAGACTGGCTATCACCTTGCTAAAGCCCTCGATGCCCAGCGGCACAAGGTGTTGCTCCTGGAGTCGGACTCTGAACGCTGCGATTACTTGGCCACGCACCTGGATCGTACCACGGTCGTTCACGCGGATGCGACTCGCAAATTGACGCTGGAAGAGGAGCGTGTGAGTGGCTGTGATTACTTTGTCGCCTGCACCGGAAATGATGAAAACAATATCATGTCTGGCATTGAGGCCAAGTCGCTGGGGGCTCAGCAGATCATGGCGATTGTGGGGCGTCCCGACTACGCCGAAATTGTTGGCCGTCTTGGAATTGACATCGCGGTGAGTGAGCGGGATGCCATGGCGCGACAGATCTTGGGATTGATGACCGAAGGCCCCGTGCTGAGTCAGCTGCAATTGCCTGCTAGCAATATTTTTGTTTTGGAGTTGGAAGTCCTGGAAGGCGCTCAGGTTTCCGAATCCAATCTGGCGGAAGTTCCTTTTCCAGAGGGGGTCTTGGTCGCGGCTGTCCTGCAAGAGGATTACGTCCGCGTGCCCACAGCCGCCGATAGTTTGCAAGTGGGAAACACCGCTCTCGTGCTAGCGCCCGCCGCTTGCGTCGACCAAGTCGTGCAAGCCTTTAAATGATTTTTCCAGGCTAAGCGGCAGCAAGTGTCGTGCAATCCGTGACCGGAATCCTGGGTGCCAATCCCCGTCGGGGCATTTCGGTAGCAGGTCCCGAGTTGTTGTTGTTCTATGATCGCCAACCGACCACGCTTTTCGCGAACCGATATTCATGAATTTCCGCCTGTTAAGCCGCATGCTAGGTGTCATCTGCCTGCTGTTCGCGGTCACCATGCTCTTCTCACTTCCCTGGGCTCATCCAGTGCTGGGATGGCGAGCTCAATTGGAAACACGGCCACAAGCCTTTGAGTGGGCTGGTTTTCGCGGGCTATTGACCAGCTGCTTAGTGTCGTTGGTTTGCGGTTGCGTTTTCACTTGGTATGGACGCCCCGCCAAGGGGCAGAAGCTGTTTCGCAAGGAAGCCATGGCTACCGTGGGGCTCAGTTGGATGTTAGCGACCCTGCTCGGTGCCCTGCCCTTCGTGCTCAGCGGTACGCGACATCCCGATGGTTCTCCCATTTCCTTCGTCGATGCCCTGTTCGAATCTCAATCGGGATTTAGTACAACCGGCGCCACGATTTTAGGGGAATTGGAGAATCCGGTATTGGTGCCGCACTGCATTCTATTTTGGCGTTGCAGTACACACTTCCTGGGCGGGTTGGGGATCGTCGTGTTGCTGGTGGCTCTCCTGGGCCAAGGGGCGAGCGGTAAAGCCATGATGCGGGCTGAGATTACCGGCCCCACCAAGGACTCGTCGTACAGTCGGATGCAGAAAACCGCTGGTGTTTTCGCCTCCATTTACGTGCTGTTGAACCTGTTGCTCGCCATGACCTATTGGTGGCTCGGGATGTCGGTCTTCGATGCGCTTTGCCATGCGTTTTCCACGATGGCTACCGGTGGTTTCAGTACGTACAACGCCAGTCTGGGGCACTTTGACAGCCCCTGGATCGACTACGTCACCGTGCTCTTCATGGTGTTGGCCGGCAGCAATTTTGGCCTGCTGTTGCTCGTGTCTACCGGTCGGGTCGACCGCCTGTTGAAAGATGTTGAATTCCAGGTCTACATCTGCATTATCGTGGTGGTGACTGCGGCCATCGTGACCTTCGGATTATGGAGCCACGATTTCGAGAATTTCTTCGGAGCCTTGCGATACGCGCTCTTCCAAGTGGTGTCGGTGCTTACCACGACCGGTTATGGCACGCAGGATTTCGATCGTTGGAATAATTTCGGCCGTGGCGTGCTCTTGCTGATCATGTTCGTGGGAGGGTGTGCCGGTAGCACAAGCGGTGGGATGAAGGTTATCCGGCACGTTATGTTCGTGAAAATTCTGCGGCATGAATTGGAGTTAACCTACCGGCCTCACGTGGTTCGCCCGTTGCGAATTGGCGATCAGATTATCGAAGATATCAATATTCGAAAACACATCCTGGTGTACGTGGGACTGGTGTCTGCCATTTTTGCCTTCAGTTGGTTGCTGCTGATCACCGTGGAACCCGATACGCAGTGGAATGCGCAACCCCAAGTTGTCGGGGCGGAAAACCAGCTAGATCATAAATTGCTGGATTGTGCCAGTGCGGTGATTGCTACGTTGCATAACGTTGGACCAGGCTTGGGGGTGGTAGGGCCAACCGCCAACTATGCCGGATTCTCGCCGTGGAGCAAGCTCTGGTTCGTGTTCTTGATGATGTTGGGGCGACTGGAGCTGTTCAGCATTTTGGTGCTGTTCATTCCCGCCTTCTGGCGAAAGCTCTAGCTATTTTTCCCGCCACCAGTCGCTGACGGGAAGTTGCAGTCGGGCTGCGGTGGATTCGATAGCGGCCCGGAAGCGTTTGGCGTCGAGCGGATAACCGGCCGTCGGCTTAAGCTGCGGCAGATGGGATTGCCAGAATTGATTGAAGGCGTGCATGAAACGCTCGCGCAAATACTTGGCGAGCATCGATGCCAGCGCCGTTGGTGGGAAGGTATCGCCTCGGACGCTGAAGTGAATGTTCCGCTGTGGCTGGCGAGAATTTCGATAGCTGCAGCGTGCATTGCTGATCGCCGTTTCTTGGAACCATTCCTCCGGTAGGGCGTCAGCGAGCAAGGGCAGGTAGTTCTTGCGACCTCCCTGCCGATCGCAATAGATCTCGGCGGGTTCGTCGTATTGCAGGTTTTCCGCCACGAGCTGTAGCGTGTTCTGGCTGAGCAAGAACCCTTTGGAATGCAGCGTCCCTAGTTGAGCGTTGAAGCTTCGCGCAGGCACGATCACGGCGCGCATGCCCAGTAAAGTGATCTGCGACTTTGCAAGTGCTCCATTGGCCAGTGCGGACAGGCGGTCCAACTCCCCTGCCTCAACTGGTGATTGGGGGGTGGGTAAGTTGTCGAGTCCCCTGTACCAGGGGGGAAGTGAATTGT
Coding sequences within it:
- a CDS encoding DUF1499 domain-containing protein; amino-acid sequence: MNTLLASCPDKPNCVSSQATRAEQAMPPLHFSGDHPQALEAVVTLLSSMPRVKLVERQANSLHFTFTSLVLRFVDDVEFAIAPDTQLLHFRSASRLGYSDLGANRKRMTMLCEQLCQQGIFTLAPAPQTS
- a CDS encoding helix-turn-helix transcriptional regulator is translated as MNSIQRDFYQQLGQVQRFQELFEHLPGIYFFVKDAESRMMGASPGILARFGLSHEDDIIGTSDYDYFPQHIAAKFVEDDQQVMQTGTALIGRVEIWYTEQRLLDWFITNKHPIRDEQQRIVGVMGTVRSYEGSRRSFQTYTQIDKVVEHIRERHASRLTVTDLARIADLSPRQLHRKFLEFFGMNVQEFLSRTRIQAASDALLKTDAPIADIALRYGFCDQSAFTQQFKKHAGITPHKFRKINAQQPKPVP
- a CDS encoding TrkH family potassium uptake protein gives rise to the protein MNFRLLSRMLGVICLLFAVTMLFSLPWAHPVLGWRAQLETRPQAFEWAGFRGLLTSCLVSLVCGCVFTWYGRPAKGQKLFRKEAMATVGLSWMLATLLGALPFVLSGTRHPDGSPISFVDALFESQSGFSTTGATILGELENPVLVPHCILFWRCSTHFLGGLGIVVLLVALLGQGASGKAMMRAEITGPTKDSSYSRMQKTAGVFASIYVLLNLLLAMTYWWLGMSVFDALCHAFSTMATGGFSTYNASLGHFDSPWIDYVTVLFMVLAGSNFGLLLLVSTGRVDRLLKDVEFQVYICIIVVVTAAIVTFGLWSHDFENFFGALRYALFQVVSVLTTTGYGTQDFDRWNNFGRGVLLLIMFVGGCAGSTSGGMKVIRHVMFVKILRHELELTYRPHVVRPLRIGDQIIEDINIRKHILVYVGLVSAIFAFSWLLLITVEPDTQWNAQPQVVGAENQLDHKLLDCASAVIATLHNVGPGLGVVGPTANYAGFSPWSKLWFVFLMMLGRLELFSILVLFIPAFWRKL
- a CDS encoding DUF6677 family protein, with amino-acid sequence MDKSQHKFAGSGHIVIADGEELDLRNRYLAAVLAWLIPGAGHAFQARYLKSAIFSTAILSCFVIGMVISNCRCVYACWDQTEKRWQYALQAAVGLPALPAAYQAWVGASAGQADGPGFMAAPRSTADLDRWNEKTASGFDMGTLYTMIAGLLNVLAIYDAYSGPLPPPVPKKRRRPPEGDAADASVSKADAAEANTIEATA
- a CDS encoding esterase/lipase family protein, which codes for MTTPPTECVILLHGLGGHRWLMQPLARRIHKAGYQVQLWGYRSFLSDTATHAQHFASWLSQLALNATCTRIHIVAHSLGSIVTRLALLHHVPQNPRLAELIGRTVMICPPNHGSHAARRLTPWVGWLSRPLVELSDSPHSLVRSLPEDLALRHAIGIIRASRDYVVSPGSTELQGVTQYTTIPATHSSVLFSRRTAEQTLHLLSTGKFLPNS
- the trkA gene encoding Trk system potassium transporter TrkA, which codes for MRVLTLGGGTVGTWIADLLCRYRHDVTVVDTDAENVRRINHDLDVRAIQGSASQSSVLFQAGVMGCDVCLAVTGQDEVNMVAASMAKAMGVRRSVARVYTPVFRDLSTFDYQRHFGIDRLLSLEHLTAMELARAIRNPESLTLEHFARGQLEVADFEVTRLSDSLNKPLKQLAMSQHVRLGTIRRDKKTWIARAHDEIHLGDWVSLIGRPDELQEFKKTFSLGRPKRQFIVIAGGGETGYHLAKALDAQRHKVLLLESDSERCDYLATHLDRTTVVHADATRKLTLEEERVSGCDYFVACTGNDENNIMSGIEAKSLGAQQIMAIVGRPDYAEIVGRLGIDIAVSERDAMARQILGLMTEGPVLSQLQLPASNIFVLELEVLEGAQVSESNLAEVPFPEGVLVAAVLQEDYVRVPTAADSLQVGNTALVLAPAACVDQVVQAFK